In Microvirga sp. 17 mud 1-3, the genomic window AGGCCACCGTCGAGCCGCTTGCCGTCGCCAAGATCCTGAAAGCGATCGTCGCGCAGGAAAGCCCGCAGCTCGTCATCCTCGGCAAGCAGGCCATCGACGACGATGCCAACCAGACCGGCCAGATGCTCGCCGCCCTGCTCGGCTGGCCGCAGGGCACCTTCGCGTTCAAGCTGAACCTTGACGGCGATGCCCTCGAGGTCACCCGCGAGGTCGATGGCGGGTTGCAGACGGTCGCGCTCACCCTGCCGGCCATCGTCACCACGGATTTGCGCCTCAACGAGCCGCGCTATGCCTCCCTGCCCAACATCATGAAGGCCAAGAAGAAGCCGCTCGACGAGACCAGCCCGGAGGCGCTCGGCGTCGATGTCAGCCCGCGCCTCAAGGTGCTCAAGACCGCCGAGCCCGGCGGGCGCAAGGCGGGCGTCAAGGTGGCTTCCGTGGCCGAACTGGTGACGAAGCTGAAGACCGAAGCCGGCGTGCTCTAAGGGAGTTCTTTCGATGACGACGCTTCTCATTGCCGAGCACGACAACGCTCACCTGAAGGATGCCACCCACAAGGCGCTCACCGCCGCCCAGGCCCTGGGCGCACCGGTCCATGTGCTGGTCGCCGGCGCCAATGCCCGCGCCGTGGCGGAGACTGCGGCCAAGCTCGCCGGGGTCGAGACGGTGCTGCTCGCCGATAGCGCGGCCTACGAGCACCGGCTCGCCGAGCCGCTGGCGGCGCTGATCGTATCGCTGTCCGGCTCCTACGACGCGCTGGTGGCGCCGGCCACCACGGCGGGCAAGAACGTGATGCCGCGGGTGGCGGCGCTGCTCGACGTGATGCAGGTCTCGGACATCACCAAGGTGGTGGCGCCCGATACCTTCGAGCGGCCGATCTATGCCGGCAACGCGCTCCAGACCGTGCAGACGAGCGATCCGAAGAAGGTGATCACGGTGCGCACGGCGGCGTTTGCGGCCGCGCCTGAGGGTGGCACGGCCACGATCGCGCCGGTGGCGGCGGTGGAAGCCCCGCCGCTGTCGCGCTTCAAGGGCGAGGAGCTGGCGCAATCGGACCGGCCGGAGCTGACCTCGGCGCGGATCATCATCTCGGGCGGGCGCTCGCTGGGCTCGGCCGAGAACTTCGCCAAGTACATCGAGCCGATTGCCGATCAGCTTGGGGCTGCGATGGGGGCAAGCCGCGCGGCGGTGGATGCGGGCTATGCGCCGAACGACTGGCAGGTGGGCCAGACCGGCAAGGTGGTGGCGCCGGACCTTTACATTGCGGTGGGGATATCCGGGGCAATCCAGCATCTGGCCGGGATGAAGGATTCGAAGGTGATCGTGGCGATCAACAAGGACGAGGAGGCGCCGATCTTCCAGGTCGCCGATTACGGCCTCGTCGGCGACCTCTTCAATATCCTCCCTCAGCTCCAGACCCACATGGAAGAGACCGCGGGGTAGGGCGCTGCGGATGCATCGGAAGCAGCGTAGAAGGCCATCTTCCGTCCTGAGTATCGGAGGTTGAACCGTGGATGAGACTTTAGCCGAAGCAGGCCTCAAAGTTCGCAGGGAGGTGCTCGGAGATGAGTATGTCCGCAGGGTCGCCGACAATGCGACCGATTTCACGCGCCCGTTCCAGCAGCTTGTCAGCGAGTATTGCTGGGGGCAATGCTGGGCGGACGACACATTGCCAAGAAGAGAGCGCAGCATCCTGAACCTCGGGATGCTCGCGGCTCTCAACCGCATGGAGGA contains:
- a CDS encoding electron transfer flavoprotein subunit beta/FixA family protein yields the protein MKILIPVKRVVDYNVKIRVKSDGSGVELSNVKMSMNPFDEIAVEEAIRLKEAGKATEVVAVSVGPAQAAETLRTALAMGADRAILVKTEATVEPLAVAKILKAIVAQESPQLVILGKQAIDDDANQTGQMLAALLGWPQGTFAFKLNLDGDALEVTREVDGGLQTVALTLPAIVTTDLRLNEPRYASLPNIMKAKKKPLDETSPEALGVDVSPRLKVLKTAEPGGRKAGVKVASVAELVTKLKTEAGVL
- a CDS encoding electron transfer flavoprotein subunit alpha/FixB family protein, with the protein product MTTLLIAEHDNAHLKDATHKALTAAQALGAPVHVLVAGANARAVAETAAKLAGVETVLLADSAAYEHRLAEPLAALIVSLSGSYDALVAPATTAGKNVMPRVAALLDVMQVSDITKVVAPDTFERPIYAGNALQTVQTSDPKKVITVRTAAFAAAPEGGTATIAPVAAVEAPPLSRFKGEELAQSDRPELTSARIIISGGRSLGSAENFAKYIEPIADQLGAAMGASRAAVDAGYAPNDWQVGQTGKVVAPDLYIAVGISGAIQHLAGMKDSKVIVAINKDEEAPIFQVADYGLVGDLFNILPQLQTHMEETAG
- a CDS encoding carboxymuconolactone decarboxylase family protein; the encoded protein is MDETLAEAGLKVRREVLGDEYVRRVADNATDFTRPFQQLVSEYCWGQCWADDTLPRRERSILNLGMLAALNRMEEFELHVRGALRNGVTAEELRAVLMQIAVYCGVPAGVDCFRRVQRILDQETNERSAEASR